One region of Drosophila subobscura isolate 14011-0131.10 chromosome J, UCBerk_Dsub_1.0, whole genome shotgun sequence genomic DNA includes:
- the LOC117895317 gene encoding uncharacterized protein LOC117895317 isoform X2: MILANRFLYCMPLRAGCIILSVIALIVCCVHIYKFNATMQEGITQILLRLMPEFLTIIGVSFLLIALFLDFIHLILITLTFEVTQMLYQLLYSIIATTLNINVTVNLGVYSIVAYWCLIIGWIAFSAYFVYIIISYLPANFGNDPE; encoded by the exons ATGATTCTAGCCAATCGTTTCTTGTACTGTATGCCCCTGCGGGCTGGCTGCATTATACTGTCCGTCATCGCACTTATTGTGTGCTGCGTGCACATTTATAAGTTCAATGCCACAATGCAAG AGGGCATTACCCAGATACTTTTGAGACTTATGCCGGAATTTCTAACAATTATTGGGGTCAGCTTCCTGTTGATTGCCCTCTTTTTG GACTTTATTCATCTGATTTTGATCACACTCACTTTCGAAGTCACTCAGATGCTATATCAGCTTCTATATAGCATTATTGCCACAACATTGAACATAAATGTGACCGTCAATTTGGGTGTCTATAGCATTGTGGCCTATTGGTGTCTTATTATCGGTTGGATCG CTTTTTCTGCATATTTTGTGTACATCATTATATCGTACTTACCAGCAAACTTTGGCAATGATCCAGAGTGA
- the LOC117895317 gene encoding uncharacterized protein LOC117895317 isoform X1 — translation MILANRFLYCMPLRAGCIILSVIALIVCCVHIYKFNATMQENAERSDSLIFPEGITQILLRLMPEFLTIIGVSFLLIALFLDFIHLILITLTFEVTQMLYQLLYSIIATTLNINVTVNLGVYSIVAYWCLIIGWIAFSAYFVYIIISYLPANFGNDPE, via the exons ATGATTCTAGCCAATCGTTTCTTGTACTGTATGCCCCTGCGGGCTGGCTGCATTATACTGTCCGTCATCGCACTTATTGTGTGCTGCGTGCACATTTATAAGTTCAATGCCACAATGCAAG AAAATGCCGAGCGCAGTGATTCGTTGATCTTTCCAG AGGGCATTACCCAGATACTTTTGAGACTTATGCCGGAATTTCTAACAATTATTGGGGTCAGCTTCCTGTTGATTGCCCTCTTTTTG GACTTTATTCATCTGATTTTGATCACACTCACTTTCGAAGTCACTCAGATGCTATATCAGCTTCTATATAGCATTATTGCCACAACATTGAACATAAATGTGACCGTCAATTTGGGTGTCTATAGCATTGTGGCCTATTGGTGTCTTATTATCGGTTGGATCG CTTTTTCTGCATATTTTGTGTACATCATTATATCGTACTTACCAGCAAACTTTGGCAATGATCCAGAGTGA
- the LOC117895315 gene encoding uncharacterized protein LOC117895315, producing the protein MPQRRKCTLRKCCYCISLYCGSILISFYTILSGLLNAATLTDELIFRKNSSTDVWIKWFNICHVCLMIAAAVLLLVAVMTKHILSLLIWMGLFAVHIFAYYIAFHAMVNVRSPFFGDALSGSIYVCVILLTLGIDIFCMIVVYSRYNELKNPHDFMPKCVDK; encoded by the exons atgCCACAACGAAGGAAGTGCACTCTGCGGAAATGCTGCTACTGTATATCATTGTACTGCGgcagcattttaatttcattttacacCATCCTGTCAGGACTGTTAAATGCGGCTACCTTAACCGATGAACTTATCTTCAGGAAAA ATTCCAGCACGGATGTATGGATCAAATGGTTCAATATCTGCCACGTTTGTCTTATGATTGCGGccgcagtgctgctgctggtggccgtCATGACT AAACACATTTTATCATTGCTGATATGGATGGGACTTTTTGCGGTGCACATTTTTGCGTATTACATTGCCTTCCATGCCATGGTAAATGTGCGAAGTCCCTTTTTCGGTGATGCTCTATCTGGCTCCATATATGTGTGCGTTATACTCCTGACCCTGG GCATTGATATATTCTGCATGATTGTTGTCTATTCGCGGTATAACGAACTGAAGAATCCACATGATTTCATGCCCAAATGTGTAGACAAATAA